A region of the Streptomyces durocortorensis genome:
CGGCGCCGAGCGGACGCATGGGGTCGGCAGCGGCATGAACAAAGCTCCCTTGCTTCGTGGCCGAGGCTCACGGAGTCAGCGCTTCGTGGCCAAGGCTCGCGGGTTCAGCCCGTGGAGCGCTGTCCTCGCCGGGTCAGCCAGAGCACTCCGGCCGCCCCGGTCAGCAGCACGGTGCCGCCGAGCGTGCCGAGCGCCGCCGCCGAGTCGAGGGGGCCGGTGCGGGGCAGTTCGCCGCCGCCCGAGGACCCGCCGGTCGCGCCGCCGCCGGTGGAACCCCCGGTGGAGCCGCCCGATGAGCCGCCCGCGCCCTGGACGTCGAGTTCGAGGGAGGGGCCGGGACTGTTCTTGGGCGTACAGGTGGTGGTCGTACCGAGGGCCTTGATGGTGAGCACCCCGGCGGTGAAGGTGACCTTGCCGCTCTTCTTCGGGGTGTACGTCCCCGACAAGTCACTGATCTTGATAGGGGTGTCGGGCGGGATCGCCTCGGCGTTCGCCGGTCCGGAGACCTGGACCCTGCCCGTCTCCGCACCGCCCAGTTCGATCACGGCGCT
Encoded here:
- a CDS encoding peptidase gives rise to the protein MSNRRRTTLALATALAGSMVVLGAPAAHAEVVDVNYQCVTPIGPKGAVSPIDIKGVRSGNGYKLTMSFQKGVSSSPVELGKGAMNPSAVIELGGAETGRVQVSGPANAEAIPPDTPIKISDLSGTYTPKKSGKVTFTAGVLTIKALGTTTTCTPKNSPGPSLELDVQGAGGSSGGSTGGSTGGGATGGSSGGGELPRTGPLDSAAALGTLGGTVLLTGAAGVLWLTRRGQRSTG